The Variovorax sp. S12S4 genome includes the window AGCCAACCCGGTGCCCACGCTGTGGGTGACCAACCGCATCGAGCAGATCGACCCGGCGTTCCGCCGACGCTTTGCGTATCACCTCGAGCTCAAGTCGCCGCCGCCCGGCGCGCGCGAGCAGCTCATCATGAAGACGCTTGAAGGCATCGTGGTGTCGGAGGCTTTTACCGCCAAGCTCGCCGAACGCAAGGGCCTCACGCCCGCGCAGATCCGCACCGCGGTGCGCTTTGCGGGGCTCGCGCAAACCGAGGGCGCATCGATGGAAGCGCTGATCGAGCGGCAACTCAAGAATGCCGACCTCGCGCTTGGCACGCTCGACACCGGCCTGGGCGAGCGGCGCAGCGTGACCACCTACGACCTCGACATGCTCAATGTCGAAACCCGTTTCGAGATTCCGCGCATCGTGGCGGCCATCAAGGCGCGCGGGCACGGCACGCTGTGCTTCTACGGCGCGCCCGGCACCGGCAAGACCGCGCTGGCCGAGCACATTGCCAAGGCCATCGGTCGCCCGCTCATCATCAAGCAGGCCAGCGATCTCATGAGCAAGTACGTCGGCGAAACCGAGCAGAACATGGCCGCCATGTTCAGGGAAGCGGAAGCCGAAAAAGCCGTGCTGCTGCTCGACGAGGCCGACAGCTTCCTGCAGGACCGGCGCGGCGCGCAGCGCACCTATGAAGTGACCGAAGTCAACGAGATGCTGCAGGGCATGGAGCGCTTCAACGGCGTCTTCATCTGCACCACCAACCTGCTCGACCGGCTCGACCAGGCGGCGCTCAGGCGCTTCACGTTCAAGATCAAGTTCATGCCGCTCACCGCGGTGCAGCGCGAGCGCATGTTCATTACCGAGGCACTGGCCGGCGATGCGGCATTGCTCACCGGAGAAATCAAGACGCGCCTGGCACAAATGAGGCAGCTGTGCCCGGGAGATTTCGCGGCCGTGAAACGGCAGACGGATATTCTGGCGGTCGATTTTTCGGCCGCCGAATTCCTCGATCAGCTCGAGGCCGAGCACCGCATCAAGCCCGAAGTGCGCGAATCGCGCGGCATGGGTTTCGTGCAGTAGACCGTTGCAGAACACCGCCGTAGAACATCGCGACTGAAAAGCGGCAAACAAGAAAACTGTCCGCGGCAGCGGACACGAGGAGGGGCTCGATGAATTCACTCGAAGCGAACGCGCGGGAGAAGCCGCGCGCCACCGCCCGTGCGCAAGCCGCATTCGCGCTGGCCTTCACCGCCTTCGTTCTGGCGGCTTGCGGCGGTGGCGGTGGAGGAGGGGGCGGCGGTGGGCTGCCGATCTTCCTGCCGCCCGCCGCCACGCCCCCGCCAGCGGCGTCAATGACGACACCATCGTGGCCTCGTCCACCGTGGCCGGCCTGTGCGCCGCGCCGCGCACGGGCACCAACCCCGAGACCGGCACCGCCTACCCCGACAAGGTCGGCACGCTCACCGACGAAAAGCGCTGGGTGCGCGGCTGGATCGACGAAACCTATCTCTGGTACGGTGAAGTGCCGACCACCCTCAAGGCCGCCGACTACGCCACGCCGGTCGCCTACTTCAGCGTGCTCAAGAGCCCGGCCCTCACCGCATCGGGCCGCGCGAAGGACCGCTTTCACTACGTGTACGACACCGAGCGGTACCGGCAGCTCTCGGAGGCCGGCGTGGCGCCGGGCTACGGCATGGAGTTCGCGTTCGTGCGCAATTCGCGGCCGCGCGACCTGCGCATTGCCTTCACTGAACCTGGCTCGCCCGCCGCATCAGCCGGTATTGCACGCGGCGCAAAGGTGCTCGAAGTCGATGGCGTCGACGTCATCGAAGGCACCAACACCACCGTCATCAACCGCGGCATTTCACCCACCACCATCGGCGAATCGCACACCTTCAAGCTGCAGGAAGGCGGCACCACGCGCACCGTGACGCTGTCGGCCGCGAGCATCACGCGCACGCCGGTGCAGAACGTGAAGACCATCGACACCGGCAGCGGCCGCGTGGGCTACCTGCTCTTCAACGACCACATCACAACCTCCGAAGCGCAGCTCATCGATGCGGTCAACCAGCTGAAGGCCGGCAGCGGCATCCAGGACCTGGTGCTCGACATGCGCTACAACGGCGGCGGCCAGCTCAACATCGCGAGCCGTCTGGCCACCATGGTGTCTTCGCCGGCCGCCACCTCGGGCAAGACCTTCGAGCGCCTTGTCTTCAACGACAAGAACCCGTTTCACCTGACGCCGGCGCAAACGGTCATTCCGTTCCACGCCAGGAGCCGCTCGGGCGCCGAACTCCCCAGGCTCGGCCTTTCGCAGGTGACGGTGCTGGTCGGCCCCGACACCTGCTCGGCGAGCGAGTCGGTCATCAACAGCCTGCGCGGCATCGACGTCCAGGTCAACCTCGTCGGCGGGGCCACTTGCGGCAAGCCCTACGGCTTTTCTCCGCAAGACAACTGCGGCACGAGCTACTTCGCCATCCAGTTCCAGGGCGTCAACGCCAAGAACTTCGGCGACTATGGCGACGGCTTCGCCCCCAGCTGCACCATGGCCGACGATTTCGACCATGCGCTCGGCGATCCGGCCGAGGCTCGGCTCGCCGCCGCGCTGGCGATGCGCAACGGCGGCGCATGCCCCGCAACAGCTTCGACCAAGGCCCTGCCGGGGCTCGAGAAGCCTGAAGCGACCACAGAGCAACCCTACCTGCTCCATCGCACGCCGCTGCGCGAAATCCGCCTGCTCGATGCCGCGCCGGCCCCGGGCTGAGCGGTCTCGCACCATCACGGTTACTGCTTGAAACCATCCCCTTTACCGCTCTTTCGGCTCGCCTATTAGAGTTCAAGCAAACGTTTGCGCAATCGTTTGGCATTTAGTTCTACATGGCAATACCAACTCAAAGGAGCCGGGATGAAGATTCGGATTCAGCGACGCAAATGGATGGCCGCGGCCCTGCTTGCCACGGTGCTGTCGGCCTGCGGCGGCGGCGGTGATGGCAACGGCGGCATCGGGCTCGCCCCGGGGTACGGCGCCGCCCCGCCGCCCGCGCAGAAGATCATCATCGACAGCGACTACAACACCATGAGCGACGACGGCCAGCTCGGCGTCATGGCCGCCCAGCTGCAGGCCTCGGGCAAGGTGCAGGTCATGGGCATCAGCGTGGTCTCGGGCAACCAGTGGCTCAAGCAGGGCGTGGCCGATGCGCTGATGTCGGTGGAGCGCCTTGGCGTGGGCGACCGCATCGGCGTTTATGCCGGCGCGAACTACGCGTTCAACCACGACTACGCGACCATCGAGGCCGAAATGGCCGCTGGTGCGGGAGGCGATGGCTACCTGGGCGCATGGAGCGGCCCCGAGCCCAAGACCGATGCCGACCTGAAGCCCTCGCCCGACGGATTCGCGACCCGCACCGTGCTGCAGCGCAAGAGCGCGGTCGACTTCATCGTCGACACGGTGAAGGCCAACCCCAACGAGATCACCATCCTTGCCATCGGCCCGCTCACCAACATTGCGCTCGCGGTCAAGCAGAACCCCGAGATCGTGCCGCTCATCAAGAAGATCATCTACATGGGCGGCGCCATCGACGTGGCGGGCAACACCACCAAGTTTGCCGAGTTCAACTGGTGGTTCGACCCCGAGGCCGCGCAGTTCGTGGTGCGCCTGCCGATCCCGCAGGTGGTGGTGCCGCTCGACGTGACCGACACCGTGTTTCTCACCAAGCCCATCTACGACCGCATTGCGCACACCGCCAAGCCCACGCCCGTGACCGAGGTGTTCAGGCAACTCAACGGCTACGGCTTCAGCGGCACCAACGGCTTCGAGAACAACCCCAGCTACACGCAGAACATCTGGGACACGCTCACGCTCGCCTACCTCATCGACCCGAGCTACGCCACGCAAACGGTGGAGCGCTATGTCGACGTGGTCGCCCAGCCCGGCGCCGCACAAAACGGCCGCTCCATCGGCTACAGCGCGCAGCCCGCGGGGCCCACGCTGCAGAAGATGACCGTGGTGAAGAAGTTCGACAACGCGCGCTTCTTCGAGCTGTATGTCGACCTGCTCACGCGGCCGGTGCCGATCACA containing:
- a CDS encoding S41 family peptidase; its protein translation is MASSTVAGLCAAPRTGTNPETGTAYPDKVGTLTDEKRWVRGWIDETYLWYGEVPTTLKAADYATPVAYFSVLKSPALTASGRAKDRFHYVYDTERYRQLSEAGVAPGYGMEFAFVRNSRPRDLRIAFTEPGSPAASAGIARGAKVLEVDGVDVIEGTNTTVINRGISPTTIGESHTFKLQEGGTTRTVTLSAASITRTPVQNVKTIDTGSGRVGYLLFNDHITTSEAQLIDAVNQLKAGSGIQDLVLDMRYNGGGQLNIASRLATMVSSPAATSGKTFERLVFNDKNPFHLTPAQTVIPFHARSRSGAELPRLGLSQVTVLVGPDTCSASESVINSLRGIDVQVNLVGGATCGKPYGFSPQDNCGTSYFAIQFQGVNAKNFGDYGDGFAPSCTMADDFDHALGDPAEARLAAALAMRNGGACPATASTKALPGLEKPEATTEQPYLLHRTPLREIRLLDAAPAPG
- a CDS encoding nucleoside hydrolase, translating into MKIRIQRRKWMAAALLATVLSACGGGGDGNGGIGLAPGYGAAPPPAQKIIIDSDYNTMSDDGQLGVMAAQLQASGKVQVMGISVVSGNQWLKQGVADALMSVERLGVGDRIGVYAGANYAFNHDYATIEAEMAAGAGGDGYLGAWSGPEPKTDADLKPSPDGFATRTVLQRKSAVDFIVDTVKANPNEITILAIGPLTNIALAVKQNPEIVPLIKKIIYMGGAIDVAGNTTKFAEFNWWFDPEAAQFVVRLPIPQVVVPLDVTDTVFLTKPIYDRIAHTAKPTPVTEVFRQLNGYGFSGTNGFENNPSYTQNIWDTLTLAYLIDPSYATQTVERYVDVVAQPGAAQNGRSIGYSAQPAGPTLQKMTVVKKFDNARFFELYVDLLTRPVPITLPPAS